A single region of the Chionomys nivalis chromosome 5, mChiNiv1.1, whole genome shotgun sequence genome encodes:
- the Fcgr2b gene encoding low affinity immunoglobulin gamma Fc region receptor II-b isoform X3 yields MRIPSFLPFLPESNWPACMLSQTLCQVLLWAAVLNLVAGTHADLPKAVVKLEPPWIQVLKEDSVTLKCEGTHNPGNYSTQWLHNGSSLWSQVRPNYTFKATVNDSGEYQCRLEQNILSDPVQLEVIADWLLLQTPQLVFEEGETIILRCHSWKSKPLNKITLYQNGKSIKYRQSNGNFSISKANHSHSGDYHCTGYLGKGKHKSRSVTITVQAPRSSSSSSVPVLTIVAAVTGIAVATLVIILVSLIYVKQKKAPDNTPDIGEVAKTEVENTITYSLLKHPEVPDEDAEPDYQKHI; encoded by the exons ATGAGAATCCCGTCATTCCTACCTTTCCTCCCGGAGAGCAACTGGCCTGCCTGTATGCTCTCCCAGACTTTGTGCCAAGTGCTACTGTGGGCAGCTGTTCTAA ATCTTGTTGCTGGGACACATG CGGATCTCCCGAAGGCCGTGGTGAAACTTGAGCCCCCATGGATCCAGGTGCTCAAGGAAGACAGTGTGACATTGAAGTGCGAAGGGACCCACAACCCCGGGAACTATTCGACCCAGTGGCTCCACAATGGGAGCTCTCTCTGGAGCCAGGTCCGGCCCAACTACACGTTTAAAGCCACAGTCAATGACAGTGGAGAATATCAGTGCAGACTGGAGCAGAACATCCTCAGTGACCCTGTACAACTGGAAGTGATTGCCG ACTGGCTGCTGCTCCAGACCCCTCAATTGGTGTTTGAGGAAGGGGAAACCATCATCTTGAGGTGCCATAGCTGGAAGAGCAAACCCCTGAACAAGATCACATTATACCAGAATGGAAAATCTATAAAATATCGTCAGTCCAACGGCAACTTCTCCATCTCCAAAGCAAATCACAGCCACAGCGGTGATTACCACTGCACAGGATACCTAGGAAAGGGAAAACACAAGTCGAGGTCTGTGACCATCACTGTCCAAG CACCCAgatccagcagcagcagctctgtACCGGTCTTGACAATTGTAGCTGCTGTCACTGGAATTGCTGTAGCAACCCTTGTTATTATCCTGGTATCCTTGATCTACGTCAAGCAAAAAAAGGCTCCAG ACAATACTCCTGATATCGGAGAAGTCGCCAAAACTGAG GTTGAGAATACAATCACCTATTCACTTCTCAAGCATCCTGAAGTTCCGGA
- the Fcgr2b gene encoding low affinity immunoglobulin gamma Fc region receptor II-b isoform X2 — MRIPSFLPFLPESNWPACMLSQTLCQVLLWAAVLNLVAGTHADLPKAVVKLEPPWIQVLKEDSVTLKCEGTHNPGNYSTQWLHNGSSLWSQVRPNYTFKATVNDSGEYQCRLEQNILSDPVQLEVIADWLLLQTPQLVFEEGETIILRCHSWKSKPLNKITLYQNGKSIKYRQSNGNFSISKANHSHSGDYHCTGYLGKGKHKSRSVTITVQAPRSSSSSSVPVLTIVAAVTGIAVATLVIILVSLIYVKQKKAPALPGNPDHREMGDTLPKELDNTPDIGEVAKTEVENTITYSLLKHPEVPDEDAEPDYQKHI; from the exons ATGAGAATCCCGTCATTCCTACCTTTCCTCCCGGAGAGCAACTGGCCTGCCTGTATGCTCTCCCAGACTTTGTGCCAAGTGCTACTGTGGGCAGCTGTTCTAA ATCTTGTTGCTGGGACACATG CGGATCTCCCGAAGGCCGTGGTGAAACTTGAGCCCCCATGGATCCAGGTGCTCAAGGAAGACAGTGTGACATTGAAGTGCGAAGGGACCCACAACCCCGGGAACTATTCGACCCAGTGGCTCCACAATGGGAGCTCTCTCTGGAGCCAGGTCCGGCCCAACTACACGTTTAAAGCCACAGTCAATGACAGTGGAGAATATCAGTGCAGACTGGAGCAGAACATCCTCAGTGACCCTGTACAACTGGAAGTGATTGCCG ACTGGCTGCTGCTCCAGACCCCTCAATTGGTGTTTGAGGAAGGGGAAACCATCATCTTGAGGTGCCATAGCTGGAAGAGCAAACCCCTGAACAAGATCACATTATACCAGAATGGAAAATCTATAAAATATCGTCAGTCCAACGGCAACTTCTCCATCTCCAAAGCAAATCACAGCCACAGCGGTGATTACCACTGCACAGGATACCTAGGAAAGGGAAAACACAAGTCGAGGTCTGTGACCATCACTGTCCAAG CACCCAgatccagcagcagcagctctgtACCGGTCTTGACAATTGTAGCTGCTGTCACTGGAATTGCTGTAGCAACCCTTGTTATTATCCTGGTATCCTTGATCTACGTCAAGCAAAAAAAGGCTCCAG CTCTCCCAGGAAACCCTGATCACAGGGAAATGGGAGATACCCTTCCCAAGGAACTAG ACAATACTCCTGATATCGGAGAAGTCGCCAAAACTGAG GTTGAGAATACAATCACCTATTCACTTCTCAAGCATCCTGAAGTTCCGGA
- the Fcgr2b gene encoding low affinity immunoglobulin gamma Fc region receptor II-b isoform X1, with protein MRIPSFLPFLPESNWPACMLSQTLCQVLLWAAVLNLVAGTHADLPKAVVKLEPPWIQVLKEDSVTLKCEGTHNPGNYSTQWLHNGSSLWSQVRPNYTFKATVNDSGEYQCRLEQNILSDPVQLEVIADWLLLQTPQLVFEEGETIILRCHSWKSKPLNKITLYQNGKSIKYRQSNGNFSISKANHSHSGDYHCTGYLGKGKHKSRSVTITVQAPRSSSSSSVPVLTIVAAVTGIAVATLVIILVSLIYVKQKKAPALPGNPDHREMGDTLPKELGEYSVPSEGSVPGSPGPPCGLESASNSYYNTPDIGEVAKTEVENTITYSLLKHPEVPDEDAEPDYQKHI; from the exons ATGAGAATCCCGTCATTCCTACCTTTCCTCCCGGAGAGCAACTGGCCTGCCTGTATGCTCTCCCAGACTTTGTGCCAAGTGCTACTGTGGGCAGCTGTTCTAA ATCTTGTTGCTGGGACACATG CGGATCTCCCGAAGGCCGTGGTGAAACTTGAGCCCCCATGGATCCAGGTGCTCAAGGAAGACAGTGTGACATTGAAGTGCGAAGGGACCCACAACCCCGGGAACTATTCGACCCAGTGGCTCCACAATGGGAGCTCTCTCTGGAGCCAGGTCCGGCCCAACTACACGTTTAAAGCCACAGTCAATGACAGTGGAGAATATCAGTGCAGACTGGAGCAGAACATCCTCAGTGACCCTGTACAACTGGAAGTGATTGCCG ACTGGCTGCTGCTCCAGACCCCTCAATTGGTGTTTGAGGAAGGGGAAACCATCATCTTGAGGTGCCATAGCTGGAAGAGCAAACCCCTGAACAAGATCACATTATACCAGAATGGAAAATCTATAAAATATCGTCAGTCCAACGGCAACTTCTCCATCTCCAAAGCAAATCACAGCCACAGCGGTGATTACCACTGCACAGGATACCTAGGAAAGGGAAAACACAAGTCGAGGTCTGTGACCATCACTGTCCAAG CACCCAgatccagcagcagcagctctgtACCGGTCTTGACAATTGTAGCTGCTGTCACTGGAATTGCTGTAGCAACCCTTGTTATTATCCTGGTATCCTTGATCTACGTCAAGCAAAAAAAGGCTCCAG CTCTCCCAGGAAACCCTGATCACAGGGAAATGGGAGATACCCTTCCCAAGGAACTAGGTGAGTACAGCGTGCCTTCTGAGGGTTCAGTGCCGGGCAGCCCAGGGCCTCCATGTGGACTGGAGTCAGCAAGCAACAGCTATT ACAATACTCCTGATATCGGAGAAGTCGCCAAAACTGAG GTTGAGAATACAATCACCTATTCACTTCTCAAGCATCCTGAAGTTCCGGA